The Rhinolophus sinicus isolate RSC01 linkage group LG07, ASM3656204v1, whole genome shotgun sequence genomic interval TATAACCTTTGTTCTCTCATCTTTTCACTTTGTAGATTGTTCTTAATATGTCATTAAACCTGTTTCAATCTTGTGCGAATAGGCCTGTTAGGTTGGGCACACAAAGGGCAATTTGCTTGGGGGCTGTATTGTTCCAGGCAGTGTCCCTGCTTTCATGCTGTTCTGTGCATAAACATGCAAGTGAGAAATGTCCTTGTTAGTGTTAGGAGATCCAGCCTTAGACAGTCACTAAAGCAAGATTTTGATTCTCTCTGCAGAAGACCTACGTATAACAGGTACCTTTATATACATTGGGATACTGTATATATTCATTTGTGATTTAGGTCAGCATTTTTCAACATCTTATTTTTTAACCTGCTTTCCTATGATGTTTACAGTTTGTTTTTGACATACTACCTGGTAAGATTTTGATGAcctttatttttctggattttatcTTCTGAGAACAATGGATATATGTAATATGCTTTTACTAAGGAACTCTACCTTCTGCTTTGCTCAAAACTGGTATAGTTTTTTATATTTGATGGTTTCATTCTACCTCAAATAGAAATTTTGTATTGTGCTTGCCTGAGATGTAAATATGAACCACTTGACTTTTAAAAGCCGCATTTCATATATTGCATCATGGTTTATTGATTACATTTGATCATCAAAATTGTATGCATGAAGGAAAGTTCCCTTCCTCGCTCCCTAGAGGGCCATTTCATACCTCTCTTGAAATTTCAAATACCTCTCCCAATAATCACTCTTAGCTGATGACCTTGCTTCTTACtttaaccaattaaaaaaaaaacaaaaaaagaatgagaagggAATTTCCAGACTCCCACCACTATAAAAACCTACCTACTTTCAGCTGTTTTTCCACATTAAGAAATatggtaaaaagaaataaaagtatctgTAATACCACTCCTCTTTTCCATCTATTGCTGTAAATGAAGTATCCACTTTCCAACTAAAACTAGTTCTTCTACTTTTGAATTAGTTCGCATCCCCTCTTGACAACCTAAGGACATCACTTCaacatttattctctttctgGCTTACATTATCAAGTTCCCTCcccttctgcccccccccccccccggttcaagccattgtttctcagtctagtcgtgtaggacacagcttcctggcccatgctggtattatgagccttgcgctcccccctggctgaggcagtcggtctccAGTCAtcagtcggccactcacagcagctcatggcagctcacagcagttctcgctggctgccggccgctcacgctggctgctggccactcacgttGGCCACCAGCCGCACATGGCAGCAGATGGtatagcccacggcagcacacagcaacccatggcagcccacggcagttcacgacagcccagctccagagagagttgttgttcacagtcttagctatagagggcacagctcactggcccatgtgggaattgaaccagcgactttggcattaggagcatggcactccaaccacctgagccaccgggctggcccacattatcaactttttattttgtactggGTCATTCTTGTCATTATACAGATATGGTGCTGGTTCTCCAatcttaaaaaatcaaaaatcttCTCTTGACCCCATTTTTCCTACCAGTTATCacttcgtgtttttttttttgtttgttccccTTTTCAGCAAACTTGTAACTTGTCCATATTGACCATCTGTATTGTCTTTCCCCAGTCTCTTAAATTTACTGTAAACTTTAATTAGACTTCAATTACCAAAACTTGCTCCCATTTCTAGTGACTTCCATGTTGCTGAATCCAATggtcatttctttgttttcatccTATTTATCATCAGCTACAGTTGCCTTTGTTTGCTTTCTCCTCCTGGATGTGCGTTCTTTATGTGACTTCAAGGATACCATTcattcctggttttcctccttaGTCATTTTTGCTGATTACTCCTCTTCTTTCAGAATATTGGAGTGCCTCAAGGCTTGGTTTTTGGAACTTTCTCTTTCTGCACTTAGCATTTCTAGTGTAATTAGAATTGAAGAATTTCGCCACATAGACACTATCGCTTATTTCTTAGCAGGTATAgagtatagaaaataaaatgaaatattgctattttaaaagtatcttttagACTTTCTTGACCCCATTTCAAAGCTTGCAATGAGAACTGTGCACCTTTGGGGGATTACCATCTACTGGCAAGGGTTGAAAAATTTGATCAGAGAGTTTTCTCTAAAGACCACTGTGATATAATGTAGTTACTCTTATGGTGTGATAGAAAAtagttttgtatttcttatatCTTGCAAaccttaaagatatttttaaaggaaatgttataTGAACTTGTGTAATGTGTTGGTATTATTTTATGTAACCTTGAACATGTCCATATAGATATCTGTAAAGAGTGAAATTTAAgaataaacattataaaattgATTCTGTCAGATCAAATTTTAGAGCCTgtgttaaaaaacataaaaataaatatacttggTATATAAAATTTGAGATATATTATAGAAAGTAAATTTAAAGCACCTTATTTACCTTTGCCAAAATgcactttatattttgaaatattgtcTTCTAGTCTTTATACAGTTTAAAATCATGCCATGACCATATAATTTCCTGCATTTTCCTCTtagcataatataatacaaacatccatgttttcacaatttttaaaatgtgaacatcATGTTTAGAAATTGCACTGTATATCCTAGCTCACGTATTCCTTTGTCTTAAACATTTaggttttgattatttttatttacatttatttttattttttgcttttgtggaTAAAGCTGCAGTGAGCATCCTctgcataattattttttctgttttaggatTACTTCCTTAGGATAGATTGCCAGAAGTGGAGTGACTGGGTCACAGGGTATGATCTTATGaaccttttttcctttaaaaaaaacttttttggttgtttgttaaTTTGCTATCCGGTTGATTTGTATTCGTTGTAAAAAGTGAAGCTCATAATGATTATATTTGGTACCTGTCAGAAAACTGTCTAAAGGCAAGGTTCTGTGATTAGAGAAGATTGGGGAATTCTTAGGGTACAAAAGCCTTTTTAACTTGGTTTACTCAGCATTTTCTGAACTTAACTGagcaattgttttttttgtttttgtttgtttgtttgtttgtttttttgatgataCACTTCTTAACAATTTTGTGGAAGTATTACAAAAGATACAGCTTATAAAGTActgattgaaaaattaaaagtttttattggtcaaagcaactaaattaagctttattctaaaattattttttaaaaagagattaaaataaagcTGTTTACATGTGATTTTTGTGTATATCTTTATAAAGTCTTATAagttttacaatttaaatttcCAATGTTGATTCCTAAGGAGTGTCTTAGTGCCTTAATGACCACAAATACTCTTTATAATCGTTAATGAAATATGGAATgtagatagaaaacatgaaagtgGAAGATAATGTAGATTGTACAAACCTTTTCTGTCCCCCCATTTTTCCCTACAGAATGTGAAAACCTTTGCATCTTCTGATAGTCTAGCCAAGGTCCAAGAAGTGGCAAGCTGGCTTTTGGAAATGAATCAGGAACTGCTCTCTGTGGGCAGCAAAAGACGACGAACTGGAGGCTCTCTGAGAGGTAACCCTTCCTCAAGCCAGGCAGATGAGGAGCAGATGAATCGTGTGGTTgaggaggagcagcagcagcagcagctcagaCAGCAAGACGAGGAACACACTGCGAGGAATGGCGAAGTCGTCGGAGCAGAACCGAGACCCGGAGACCAAAGTGATTCCCAGCAGGGACAATTGGAAGAGAACAATAATCGATTCATTTCGGTAGACGAGGACTCCTCAGGAAACCAAGAAGAACCGGAGGAAGATGAAGAACATGCTGGGGAACGAGATGAggaggatgaagaggaagaggaaatggacCAGGAGAGTGATGACTTTGATCAGTCTGATGACAGTAGCAGGGAAGACGAACATACGCATAGTAACAGTGTCACAAACTCCAGTGGTATCGTGGACCTGCCTATTCACCAACTCTCCTCCCCATTCTATACAAAGACAACAAAAGTGAGTATATTTAGTCTGCTGTGCACTTGAGAAATTTTACATATCCATAGTAATTGTAATAAAGCTTTTCTCACGGTCTTTGTGTTACAGCAGAATATTCTTCAGATgtgtaataataaaatgaactaatttttgttttacagaaagtattaggaaatattagaaatagaaatactgATGGAGGGAAGGTAATTGATCTTATTTATTGTGATGAAAAATCATTAAtatcaaattttattataaagtttatCCCTGGGACAGAGGTTAGTACGTTGTGTGCAGTGGAGAGGGTTGGGGTGAAACAATATTGGTATAAATCAAATAGTGAAAATCTTTTCTTATTTACAAAATGCAGCTGGTCGGGTGGGCTTTATATTCATTCACAGGTGTTATGCCAAGGCCCAAGTTACTGGAAGTTACCTCAAATTACTTTTCTTATTACGATGATTAAAATTGATGCTTTGAAAATACTCTTCTCTTCATTATGTAGTTAAAGATGAAACTACAGCCTGAATATAATATTTGGTTTTGGGGGAAATCTGAGTTGGTATTCTTAAAAGTTGTAAAGTATTAGACACAATGTttaagattaaacatttttcctaCTTTATAAAACAAGAATGCATGGTGCTGTCTTCACTGCTTGCTTTCCtctagttattttattaaaatttaaacattcaggAACACCAGAATAAttggtttttctttctgcctctattTCAGTAGAATACTTCATTTACTTCTCAAAGGGATTTGAATACTTACCATAGGGTAACCAGACCAAATATCAAACC includes:
- the FBXW7 gene encoding F-box/WD repeat-containing protein 7 isoform X4, whose translation is MSKSMCGCGCSIISSLMKRLNRSTCCSDLFSCSHTSDQLQRLSIECPRQPKNVKTFASSDSLAKVQEVASWLLEMNQELLSVGSKRRRTGGSLRGNPSSSQADEEQMNRVVEEEQQQQQLRQQDEEHTARNGEVVGAEPRPGDQSDSQQGQLEENNNRFISVDEDSSGNQEEPEEDEEHAGERDEEDEEEEEMDQESDDFDQSDDSSREDEHTHSNSVTNSSGIVDLPIHQLSSPFYTKTTKVSIFSLLCT